Part of the Anopheles gambiae chromosome 3, idAnoGambNW_F1_1, whole genome shotgun sequence genome is shown below.
cgattccgataccaaagccaattccggaaccaattccgcagtcgattccggaatcgattgcagaaactgattccggatctGATATCCACGGATCGGTTCCacaaaacttcggagctagccggaatcgattccgacgaaatcttcatttttcccatcactacacaATAGACAGTTGTGAATTGAAAGTGCCCGAAACAAACACGTGCTTGGCAACagttgtaaaaaaataacatgaaTTTATGTAAAAAGCTTAAACTGTGCTTAAGCATAACATAAACTTAGTAATTATATTTTCTAAGGTGTTTATTTAACATTTCACCATTCCAGAAACGTTTACAAACATTCAGCAACCGTACGCAGCAGCGTGAATCTTCCTCCCTGGAACTCATCCTGGTCGATCGACCAGATCATTGCTCCACCGAGGCCTTCCCTTCGAATGAACTCACATTTCATGCGAATACTTTGCGGATCATCGTAGCTAACCCACTGATCGCCGCTGACCGCATACGGCACGTGCTGCTGATCATCCCAAATGCGTCCTTCACCAAACGCATCCCTCACCTCGTAGTAGGCAAGTGTgccctgctgctgtgtgtaAGGGCCAGGGCGTCCAGCACCCGTGGCGGACGCCCGTGGTTTATAGTTGCCCGAGGAGCTCAGCGTGAACGTACGTCCGTACGCAGCTAAGCCGACGATCAGCTTGGACTTCGGTACACTACCACGCCCAATCCAATCGCTGACGCTAGCCTCAACGTTCAGCCGTCGCTGGTAGTCGGTTTCTACACTACCCCAGGAAAGCGGCGCATTGTGGCCAGTGTAGCTGTCCCACGAGCCGTTGTAATCGTAGCTCATCAGCAGAATGTAGTCAACGTGGCGGGCAATGCCGGACATGTCGTACGGCCGGTTAACACCGACCGACGTAGTCAAGAGCAGACCATTGCTGTGCAGCTCAGACGACAATGCAGACAGCAGCTGCACAAAGTTGCTCTGGTCGGAGCTACTTTCGGGAAATTCCCAGTCAATGTCCACCCCGTTGAAGCCGTACGACTCGCAGAACTCACGCACATTCCGTGCAAAGCTCGCGCGTAGACTCGAGCTGGCCGCCACACTAGCGAACGCAGATGCACAACCGACGGCACCACCAACCGACACAAGGGTCTTCAGGCTCGGATTGCTGTTGCGCAAGCAGTTAAAGCGGCGCATCGCATTCCGCTCGGTATCATCCTTCTGCACGATCGATCCGCTGTGATCCAGCGCCACAAACGCGTAGATAAGATGGGTGCACAGGTGCGGGTTCAGGTCTTCCACGGTGCATCTACCCTTTCCGCTGCGATAGGTGGCCCAACCGCCGTAGAATCCAAAGATAGGCTCTGTGAATGAACGTGTATAGCACACAAGTGTGAAACTCACGACGCTATGCGATAGTAATGAATGGCTGACTCACTGCTCGGCATGTTAAGATGTTTCTGATATGAAGCACGACTGTTTACTGTAAACAACGAACTCTTGGGCTCCGCGACTGCGACTGAATAATACGTTTGTCGAACGTGGTCCATATATATATAGCAGGTGGAACGTGTGCTTACCACAGTTGAATATTTTTTGCTTGATATGGATTCCATTTTTCCTGGAAATATAATTGATAAACAAAGCAACCCTGAGCTGTTCTTCCCTCTAGGAAACGGGGGGAGAAGAATGTTAATCAGCCACTGTGCAATTTCGAGCAATTTCTTGGGACAGGCCACTAAAGTGCTAAAGTGCTCCAGTGCATCTCCAGTAGTGatgggtttcatgaatctttcgttgagattctttcatatgaatcttcaatgacgagtgattcgaatctcgagtcgaatcttcaaagatttatgaatctctaaagatttgAGAATCTtaaaagattcacgaatcttcaaagattcacgaatcttcaaagattcataaatcttcaaagattcacgaatcttcaaagattcaagattctctaaatattcatgaatcttcaaagattcatgaatcttttaaGATTCTcaaatctttagagattcataaatccatttaaatttatatatctcgtgggattcgtgaatctttagagatgtatgatctccaaaatattgaatttaccCAATACCACCTACAACTTGCCCGTTTTCGGGTCAACTGCGTGGTACTTTCCAAGAAGTCTCAAAAGCCTGCataggctggcatgaccacgtaggttgttacgccaaAAGGAAGAATAACTTAATGCTCAAGCTTTATGAATTGTAGAAACTTttgaatcttttgagattAATTGCTCTTTCGAGAtatatgaatctttgaagattcaagAATTTTtgagattaatgaatctttcCAATCGGGATTCAGATTGATTGAATCattccaaagattcattcagattcatgaatctgaatctgaaCTACAGAACAGGATACATCCCTTCTCGTCAAATAGAATAAAAAGTTGAAAAGCTGTAACgtttgcatttaaaaaatggACCGAATTTATCGATTTTTCATGATTTGATGTTAACTAGCTCTAACAAAACATTTAATACACTTTCAAAAATAGTATCTCATGAGTCAGTAGACTCATTTGACACCTTTATCAGTCGAACTCTAACCGTGACGGCCAAAAAAGTAAAGCAACTTCGTTTCGAAGCGTGCGCGATCAACGAACGGCACCCCGTAGCGTCAAAAACGGACTCCGTGCGGCAGTTAGTGCACGTCTTATAAGCCTGTTTCGGCATCTACAATATATTGGcactattagacaacaatcGAAGCGTCGAAAGGAAGCCCAGTTCACTATGGCCAAAGACTCTATGGCGGAGTTGTAGCAATACCTCGTTGATACACCAGTGGAACCGAAGTCCTTTCAAACTTCATGTCTTTAAATTCTCCAAGAGTGGGTCTACATAGAAAGCCAACCACGTTTTCGAGGATGGGTGGCATGACAAACTGGAGAAGGGAGGTAAGAGGATTGTTCACAATAACTCTACTTGTGAATGTTCGTTCGCCAAGCACGTCTCCATAGATAATTGTACTGGCTACTTATTCGAAGCTTATTCGCTACAGGTTGACAGAGAGGCTCTGCAATCTATCCATCCAAAGGGATCATGGTGTTGGGTGCAATGTATTAGCGGGTTATCGGATGATAGTCAGTCAACGAACCGGTTGAGGGTTTTTGGCCGATTATTAAACCTAAGTGTTATTTATGTGCATCAGATCAACGTTTCTGGAATTGTATGCCGCACGTTGCTCACAACACGACGTAAACAATGCCCTTAAACGCATGAGCATGCACTACGCTTCAACTACACCTGAAGATCATCACAACAGTTGAAAAGTGCCCAACAACTTAAGCCAGACTCTGGCAGCAATCGAAAATGACATCAGACTCAAACAAACGTCGTTTTGAAGCGGATTACAGAGGCTACTGGAGCAGCCCACTCTCTTAGTAGAGAGACGCCCATTCCTACCCACTGGAAATTGAAAGAGACACGGAAGGTGAACGAAATGTGAAAATGCTATTTGCAAAGACACCTCATTGTGAATGAGCTTGCCACAGGCATCAAACAGATGAAGGGCAACAGCTGTAGCAGATAACAGCAATGAAGCTCTGAAGCTTTTGAAGATGGGATCATACGAGTATTACTGTCGAGGTCCATCATCTGATCGAGAAGATCTACCATTCAGAAGAACTACTAAATACCCAAACAGGGTGACACAGATCTAGAACATGCTGTCCGAAAGCGGTTGAGTCTTACCAAGGCCTGAGTTAAGCTGACGAACTGCTAGCTCTTCAGTGTTGCCCTGCAATATGTCATGAAAAGTGCATGGTTTCGGTCAAAGAAATCGGATGACCGGAACGATTTTTTGGACCGCTAATTCCTTCGCCACCAATTCCTTGCATTAGTGTCCGGCATTGCCGTCCTTGGAAGGACATCTGTGCAAGAATTGGAATGATGATCAATGGGTCAAAGGCTTATCTAGTGATCTGGTGATGTCACCTGATGGGCACGGTAGCTTCGTATTAGTAGACGACAACAGTCCTGAATGACTAGAGGAGTTCTGTTATCTTGGAACGGCTGTACCTTCGTATACCGGTATTACTACAGAAGCAAAATCGGTAGTTAGCCTTCCTCTCCAACATCTGCTTCGTGGTCGATTCTCGGTTGCACAATCCTAGTTTTTGATTTTCGTATACATAAAGTTATTCCCAAACTTCCCAGACCTCGTCATGTGATTTGATCGCTCATTCCTAATGACACCTTATGTTCACACCTTTAATCTCCATCACCGTGAGCTGCCACTTGGCAGCTCATCCACGCCGGACAAGCTCGAATCTGTTCACATCCCTTGCCGATAAGGATAACGACTACTACTAATGACTA
Proteins encoded:
- the LOC1280007 gene encoding chitotriosidase-1, translated to MESISSKKYSTVVSTRSTCYIYMDHVRQTYYSVAVAEPKSSLFTVNSRASYQKHLNMPSKPIFGFYGGWATYRSGKGRCTVEDLNPHLCTHLIYAFVALDHSGSIVQKDDTERNAMRRFNCLRNSNPSLKTLVSVGGAVGCASAFASVAASSSLRASFARNVREFCESYGFNGVDIDWEFPESSSDQSNFVQLLSALSSELHSNGLLLTTSVGVNRPYDMSGIARHVDYILLMSYDYNGSWDSYTGHNAPLSWGSVETDYQRRLNVEASVSDWIGRGSVPKSKLIVGLAAYGRTFTLSSSGNYKPRASATGAGRPGPYTQQQGTLAYYEVRDAFGEGRIWDDQQHVPYAVSGDQWVSYDDPQSIRMKCEFIRREGLGGAMIWSIDQDEFQGGRFTLLRTVAECL